The following are from one region of the Deinococcus aerophilus genome:
- the fni gene encoding type 2 isopentenyl-diphosphate Delta-isomerase has product MTLPGPPTPPADITARKLRHVEACLRPESQYAGVTTGLETVAWPYRALPAGNLADVRLDTTFLGRRLRAPVLIGAMTGGAERAGRINFHLARAAQRLGIGMMLGSQRVMLERPETAATFQVREVAPDILLIGNLGAAQFLLGYGPAQARRAVQEVGADALAIHVNPLQEAMQRGGDTRWSGMAARLREVLPELPFPVVLKEVGHGLDAHTVAAVRNLGFAALDVAGAGGTSWARVEQLVEHGKVRTPDLCDLGVPTAQALREARAAAPHVPLIGSGGIRSGLDAARALALGAQVVAVARPLLEPALDSAEAAEAWLANFIHELRVALWVGGYADVSELRPPAAVPGR; this is encoded by the coding sequence GTGACCCTGCCAGGCCCTCCCACGCCTCCCGCCGACATCACCGCGCGCAAACTGCGCCATGTGGAGGCATGTCTGCGGCCCGAGAGTCAGTACGCCGGCGTGACCACCGGCCTGGAGACGGTGGCGTGGCCGTACCGGGCGTTGCCCGCGGGCAACCTAGCCGACGTGCGCCTGGACACCACCTTTCTGGGCCGCCGTCTGCGCGCTCCGGTGCTGATCGGCGCGATGACCGGCGGGGCCGAGCGGGCCGGGCGCATCAACTTCCATCTGGCCCGCGCCGCACAGCGCCTGGGCATCGGCATGATGCTCGGGTCCCAGCGCGTGATGCTCGAGCGCCCGGAAACCGCCGCCACCTTCCAGGTTCGGGAGGTGGCGCCCGACATCCTGCTGATCGGCAATCTGGGCGCGGCGCAGTTCCTGCTGGGCTATGGCCCGGCCCAGGCGCGGCGCGCCGTGCAGGAGGTTGGCGCGGACGCCCTGGCGATTCACGTCAATCCCCTGCAGGAGGCGATGCAGCGCGGCGGAGACACCCGCTGGTCGGGGATGGCCGCGCGGCTCCGGGAGGTGCTGCCCGAGTTGCCCTTTCCGGTGGTCCTCAAGGAGGTGGGCCACGGACTGGACGCCCACACGGTCGCCGCCGTCCGGAATCTGGGGTTCGCGGCGCTGGATGTGGCGGGGGCGGGCGGCACGAGCTGGGCGCGGGTGGAACAGCTGGTGGAACACGGCAAGGTGCGGACTCCCGACCTGTGTGATCTGGGGGTGCCCACCGCGCAGGCGCTGAGGGAGGCACGCGCCGCCGCGCCGCACGTGCCGCTGATCGGCTCCGGGGGCATACGCAGCGGACTGGACGCCGCGCGTGCCCTGGCCCTGGGGGCCCAGGTCGTCGCGGTGGCCCGCCCGCTGCTGGAACCCGCGCTGGACAGTGCCGAGGCCGCCGAGGCGTGGCTGGCGAACTTCATCCACGAACTGCGGGTGGCGCTGTGGGTCGGCGGCTACGCGGACGTGTCGGAGCTGCGCCCCCCCGCGGCGGTCCCGGGGCGCTGA
- a CDS encoding DUF456 domain-containing protein, protein MSLAFLVFLVAWVVGLAATFMPVLPATLIIFLGALAATLLDGFQLWPDLPFLLTFAALTVLISLVDNLASAWGARRYGGSRQAVWGALLGGLVGIFVPFGLLLGPLVGALLAELLLVGKSVPDALRSAWGTLVGLLTGLAAKLVLHLLMGGYALWRLWNSVPGG, encoded by the coding sequence ATGAGCCTCGCCTTTCTCGTTTTTCTGGTGGCCTGGGTGGTCGGGCTGGCGGCGACCTTCATGCCGGTGCTGCCCGCCACACTGATCATCTTTCTGGGAGCGCTGGCGGCGACGTTGCTCGACGGTTTTCAGCTGTGGCCCGACCTGCCCTTTTTGCTCACCTTCGCGGCCCTGACGGTGCTGATCAGTCTGGTGGACAACCTGGCCTCGGCGTGGGGGGCGCGGCGTTACGGGGGCAGCCGGCAGGCAGTGTGGGGCGCGCTGCTCGGCGGGCTGGTGGGAATCTTCGTACCGTTCGGCCTGCTGCTGGGACCGCTGGTGGGGGCCCTGCTGGCCGAATTGCTGCTGGTCGGAAAAAGTGTGCCCGACGCGCTGCGCTCCGCGTGGGGCACGCTGGTGGGGCTGCTCACCGGGCTGGCCGCCAAACTGGTGCTGCACCTGCTGATGGGCGGTTACGCCCTGTGGCGGCTGTGGAACTCGGTGCCGGGGGGCTGA
- a CDS encoding acyl-CoA dehydrogenase family protein: MDFTLNDEQRQLQQLARDFARKEIIPIAAEYDQKEELPWQVVEKAFQVGLLNPSIPEHAGGLGLGMFDECLIGEELAYGCMGIYTVLMASELGIAPILIGGTQEQQARFLTPLTEKAGLAAFALSEPGNGSDAAGMATTARDDGDAWILNGTKMWISNGGVAEFNVVFATTDKQGGHRATVALVVPKDAPGFSHNKIKHKMGQRASLTSELVFEDVRVPKENQLGGLGDGFKIAMKTLDKTRIPVAAGSVGIARRAMEESIKYAKERSAFGKPITEFQAIQFKLAEMAMGIETGRLMYQKAAWLVDQGLPHGFESAIAKAYCSEMAFNAANEGIQVHGGYGYVGEYPVEKLLRDVKLNMIYEGTNEIQRVVIARNLLK; the protein is encoded by the coding sequence ATGGATTTCACCCTGAACGACGAGCAACGCCAGCTGCAGCAACTCGCCCGCGACTTTGCCCGCAAAGAGATCATTCCTATTGCCGCCGAGTACGATCAGAAAGAAGAGTTACCGTGGCAGGTTGTGGAAAAGGCCTTCCAGGTCGGTTTGCTCAACCCCAGCATTCCCGAGCACGCGGGCGGTCTGGGCCTGGGCATGTTCGACGAATGCCTGATCGGTGAGGAACTTGCCTACGGCTGCATGGGCATCTACACCGTGCTGATGGCCTCTGAGCTGGGCATCGCGCCCATCCTGATTGGCGGCACCCAGGAGCAGCAGGCCCGGTTCCTGACCCCCCTGACCGAGAAAGCCGGGCTGGCCGCCTTTGCCCTCTCGGAGCCGGGCAACGGATCGGACGCCGCCGGCATGGCCACCACCGCCCGGGATGACGGCGACGCGTGGATTCTGAACGGCACCAAGATGTGGATCAGCAACGGCGGCGTGGCCGAGTTCAACGTGGTGTTCGCCACCACCGACAAGCAGGGCGGGCACCGGGCGACGGTGGCCCTGGTGGTTCCCAAGGACGCCCCGGGCTTCAGCCACAACAAGATCAAGCACAAGATGGGCCAGCGCGCCAGTCTGACCAGCGAACTGGTGTTCGAGGACGTGCGCGTGCCCAAGGAAAACCAGCTGGGCGGCCTGGGCGACGGCTTCAAGATCGCCATGAAGACGCTGGACAAGACCCGCATCCCGGTGGCCGCCGGCTCGGTCGGCATTGCCCGGCGCGCCATGGAAGAGAGCATCAAGTACGCCAAGGAACGCAGCGCCTTCGGCAAACCCATCACCGAATTCCAGGCCATCCAGTTCAAGCTGGCCGAGATGGCCATGGGCATCGAGACGGGCCGCCTGATGTACCAAAAGGCCGCGTGGCTGGTGGACCAGGGGCTGCCCCACGGCTTTGAGAGCGCGATTGCCAAGGCCTACTGTTCGGAAATGGCCTTCAACGCCGCCAACGAGGGCATTCAGGTCCACGGGGGCTACGGCTACGTGGGCGAGTACCCGGTAGAGAAACTGCTGCGCGACGTGAAGCTGAACATGATCTACGAGGGCACCAACGAGATCCAGCGCGTCGTGATTGCGCGGAACCTGCTGAAGTAG
- the holA gene encoding DNA polymerase III subunit delta, with translation MPLIAFTGNRLLAEEALRNTLRERGLNPRNLPRFGGEDVDAPTLEPHLIPGLFGDGGVIVDFAGVKPDKALLELLLSAPVTVAVLDEAPPATRAKLYAARAEQVASAAPSRPAEVSGWVTQYAKKHKVALDREAAAYLAEVFGADLTGIAGELTKLALLDGPHTREAVQRVVGREPPGDSFAMLGAATAGRPGEAVAQLRRLLASDEDPFKLMGAVVWQYSLVARTVALLQQEGRMNEAAAAQRLGVKPYPAKKALEVARKLNEARIRTHLNRILDADLAMKRGLDAGVTLERLIVQLSV, from the coding sequence GTGCCACTGATCGCCTTTACCGGCAACCGCCTGCTCGCCGAGGAAGCCCTGCGCAATACCCTCCGGGAGCGCGGCCTGAATCCACGCAACCTGCCCCGCTTCGGCGGAGAGGACGTGGACGCCCCGACCCTGGAGCCGCACCTGATCCCGGGCTTGTTCGGGGACGGCGGCGTGATCGTGGATTTTGCCGGAGTCAAGCCCGACAAGGCGCTGCTGGAGCTGCTGCTCAGTGCGCCCGTGACCGTGGCCGTGCTGGACGAGGCCCCGCCCGCAACCCGGGCCAAGCTGTATGCCGCCCGCGCTGAGCAGGTCGCCTCGGCCGCGCCGAGCAGGCCCGCCGAGGTCAGCGGCTGGGTGACCCAGTACGCCAAGAAACACAAGGTCGCGCTGGACCGCGAAGCCGCCGCCTACCTCGCCGAGGTGTTCGGTGCCGACCTGACGGGCATTGCGGGCGAGCTGACCAAGCTGGCGTTGCTGGACGGCCCGCACACCCGCGAGGCGGTGCAGCGGGTGGTGGGCCGCGAGCCGCCGGGCGACAGCTTTGCCATGCTCGGCGCGGCAACGGCCGGACGACCCGGCGAGGCGGTCGCGCAGCTGCGCCGCCTGCTCGCCTCGGACGAGGATCCCTTCAAGCTGATGGGCGCGGTGGTCTGGCAGTACAGCCTGGTGGCCCGCACGGTGGCGCTGCTGCAGCAGGAAGGCCGCATGAACGAGGCGGCGGCGGCCCAGCGGCTGGGCGTCAAGCCCTATCCGGCCAAGAAGGCACTGGAGGTGGCCCGCAAGCTCAACGAGGCCAGGATCCGCACGCACCTGAACCGCATCCTTGACGCGGACCTCGCCATGAAGCGGGGCCTGGACGCCGGGGTGACCCTGGAACGCCTGATCGTGCAGCTGAGCGTCTAA
- a CDS encoding serine/threonine-protein kinase, which yields MRELTTPPELECRTPVAHRGGVLCESARWQGLPIFVKTLVVDDAETRDRFRHECRVLMGLNHPGIVPLLAVTSSQMIFPFVEGGTLRDRLETGPLNPDESTAVALGLLDSVGYLHSQGVTHHDLKPENILLSGGQLSREAVRVIDFGMSHARSLPQDIHSGTRMGTPHFMAPEQFYGVRGDPRSDLYSVGALLFDCLAGYPPFEDALGWLAGIHSDRAPWPGPDVLHPIMAAALSRDLAERPASVLELQGALEAARQQLGLPPTLWTHALDRRRGSTTCH from the coding sequence GTGAGAGAGTTGACGACCCCACCCGAGCTGGAATGCCGGACGCCTGTGGCCCACCGGGGCGGCGTTCTGTGTGAATCGGCGCGCTGGCAGGGTCTGCCCATCTTCGTCAAGACGCTGGTGGTCGACGATGCGGAGACGCGCGACCGGTTCCGGCACGAATGCCGGGTCCTGATGGGCCTCAACCATCCGGGCATCGTGCCCCTGCTCGCCGTGACCTCCAGCCAGATGATCTTTCCCTTTGTGGAGGGTGGGACCCTGCGCGACCGTCTGGAAACGGGACCGCTGAATCCCGACGAGTCCACGGCCGTGGCGCTGGGACTGCTCGACAGCGTGGGGTACCTGCACAGCCAGGGCGTGACCCACCACGACCTGAAGCCGGAAAACATCCTGCTCAGCGGAGGCCAGCTCAGCCGGGAGGCGGTGCGGGTGATTGATTTCGGCATGAGCCACGCCCGCTCGCTGCCTCAGGACATCCACAGCGGCACGCGCATGGGCACGCCCCACTTCATGGCCCCCGAGCAGTTCTATGGAGTGCGGGGTGATCCACGCAGCGACCTGTACTCGGTCGGGGCGCTGCTGTTCGACTGTCTGGCGGGATACCCGCCCTTTGAGGACGCGCTGGGCTGGCTGGCGGGCATTCACAGCGACCGTGCTCCCTGGCCCGGCCCGGATGTGCTGCATCCCATCATGGCCGCTGCCCTGTCGCGCGATCTGGCCGAGCGGCCCGCCTCGGTCCTGGAGCTGCAGGGCGCTCTGGAAGCGGCCCGCCAGCAGCTGGGCCTGCCGCCCACACTGTGGACCCATGCCCTGGACAGGCGCCGGGGGAGCACCACGTGCCACTGA
- a CDS encoding saccharopine dehydrogenase family protein, with product MSKVIIIGAGGVANVVAKKCAQNDSVFTEVLIATRTVSKADHIVAEIHEHFPQSAAKFSTTTVDADDVPALVQVIRDFGPELVINVALPYQDLTIMDACLETGVHYLDTANYEPKDVAKFEYSWQWAYRERFEKAGLMALLGCGFDPGATQVFTAHHAKHHFSEIHYLDIIDCNNGDHGKAFATNFNPEINIREITANGRYWENGQWVETAPLEISQDIYYPKVATRKSFVLYHEELESLVINFPTIKRARFWMTFGESYIKHLNVLEGIGMTSIEPIDFRGQKIAPIEFLKAVLPAPESLAANYTGQTCIGVQAKGIGKDGQEKVHFVYNVADHAQTYKEVQAQGVSYTTGVPAMIGAMLMLQGTWMKPGVYNVEEFDPDPFIAAMNTWGLPVDELAGIELVK from the coding sequence ATGAGCAAGGTCATCATCATCGGAGCGGGCGGCGTGGCAAACGTCGTTGCCAAGAAATGCGCGCAGAACGACAGTGTCTTCACGGAGGTGCTGATCGCCACCCGGACGGTCAGCAAAGCCGACCACATCGTGGCCGAGATCCACGAACACTTTCCCCAAAGCGCGGCGAAGTTCAGCACGACCACGGTGGACGCGGACGACGTGCCTGCGCTGGTGCAGGTCATCCGCGACTTTGGGCCCGAACTGGTCATCAACGTGGCGCTGCCGTACCAGGATCTCACCATCATGGACGCGTGCCTGGAAACCGGCGTGCATTACCTGGACACCGCCAACTACGAGCCCAAGGATGTGGCGAAGTTCGAGTACTCCTGGCAGTGGGCCTACCGCGAGCGCTTTGAGAAGGCGGGCCTGATGGCGCTGCTGGGCTGCGGCTTCGATCCCGGCGCCACGCAGGTGTTCACGGCCCACCACGCCAAGCACCACTTCTCGGAGATCCATTACCTGGACATCATCGACTGCAACAACGGCGACCACGGCAAGGCGTTCGCCACCAACTTCAACCCCGAGATCAACATCCGCGAGATCACCGCCAACGGGCGGTACTGGGAAAACGGACAGTGGGTCGAAACCGCTCCGCTGGAAATCAGCCAGGACATCTACTACCCCAAGGTGGCGACCCGCAAGAGCTTCGTGCTGTACCACGAGGAGCTGGAATCGCTGGTCATCAACTTCCCGACCATCAAGCGCGCGCGCTTCTGGATGACCTTCGGCGAGAGCTACATCAAGCACCTGAATGTGCTTGAGGGCATCGGCATGACCAGCATCGAACCGATTGACTTCCGGGGCCAGAAGATCGCTCCCATCGAGTTCCTGAAGGCCGTGCTGCCCGCCCCCGAATCGCTGGCCGCCAACTACACCGGGCAGACCTGCATTGGCGTGCAGGCCAAGGGAATTGGCAAGGACGGTCAGGAGAAGGTCCACTTCGTGTACAACGTCGCCGACCACGCCCAGACGTACAAGGAAGTGCAGGCCCAGGGCGTGAGCTACACCACCGGTGTCCCCGCCATGATCGGCGCGATGCTGATGCTGCAGGGCACCTGGATGAAGCCCGGCGTGTACAACGTTGAGGAATTCGACCCCGATCCCTTCATCGCGGCCATGAACACCTGGGGCCTGCCGGTGGACGAACTGGCCGGAATTGAACTGGTGAAGTAA
- the truB gene encoding tRNA pseudouridine(55) synthase TruB translates to MPVIAVDKPLHLTSHDVVNRARRMRHTKRVGHTGTLDPLATGVLVLCVDDSTKVVQFMEADSKDYLAWISLGAGTPTLDAEGPLTDTAPVSPLDPAEVRAVLERFTGPQQQVPPQYSAIQVGGQRAYAVARAGGELELPARPVVIHSLELLGLFPRVQDTPRRFSPTPDGWVADEAGLTFTLPEALGEFPTMLVRARVGSGTYLRSLARDVGAALGLPAHLAGLVRTRVGRYGLEHAVSLDGLADATGLPDLAALDFPRIEADPDLARELRQGKRPRRPEVGRHVVILNGELVAVVDGDGEQLKVVRAWA, encoded by the coding sequence ATGCCCGTGATTGCCGTCGATAAACCGCTGCACCTGACCTCGCACGATGTGGTGAACCGTGCCCGCCGGATGCGCCATACCAAACGGGTGGGCCACACCGGCACGCTGGACCCGCTGGCGACCGGCGTGCTGGTGCTGTGTGTGGACGACAGCACCAAGGTGGTGCAGTTCATGGAGGCCGACAGCAAGGATTATCTGGCCTGGATCAGCCTGGGCGCAGGCACACCGACGCTGGACGCCGAGGGACCGCTCACGGACACCGCGCCCGTTTCTCCGCTGGACCCTGCGGAGGTCCGGGCCGTGCTGGAGCGCTTCACCGGGCCGCAGCAGCAGGTGCCCCCGCAGTACAGCGCCATTCAGGTCGGCGGACAGCGGGCCTACGCGGTGGCGCGGGCCGGGGGCGAACTGGAGTTGCCCGCCCGCCCGGTGGTGATTCACTCGCTGGAGTTGCTGGGCCTCTTTCCCCGGGTTCAGGACACCCCCCGCCGCTTCTCCCCCACCCCGGACGGCTGGGTGGCGGATGAGGCGGGCCTGACCTTCACCCTGCCCGAGGCGCTTGGAGAGTTCCCCACCATGCTGGTGCGCGCCCGCGTGGGCAGCGGCACCTACCTGCGCTCGCTGGCGCGCGACGTGGGAGCGGCGCTGGGGCTGCCCGCCCACCTCGCCGGACTGGTCCGCACGCGGGTGGGGCGTTATGGCCTGGAACACGCCGTGTCCCTCGACGGCCTGGCCGACGCCACCGGACTGCCCGACCTGGCCGCCCTGGACTTTCCCCGCATCGAGGCGGACCCGGACCTAGCCCGCGAACTGCGCCAGGGCAAACGTCCGCGCCGCCCCGAGGTGGGACGGCACGTCGTGATCCTGAACGGCGAACTCGTGGCGGTGGTGGACGGCGACGGCGAGCAATTGAAAGTGGTGCGGGCCTGGGCCTGA
- a CDS encoding pseudouridine synthase, whose amino-acid sequence MSGAERLQKRLARAGVASRRAAEAMITAGRVTVNGVPATLGQSVTDADDIRVDGQLIASEAVERRTFALYKPRGYVTTAQDEYGRKNVLDAMPPLPGLHPVGRLDRDSEGLLLLTTDGDLTLTLTHPRYGHEKAYRAWTEGQPSAEALEALLEGVKLEDGVAKAISASPATDGAFVVLTEGRKRQVRRMLEAIGHPVTRLMRYRVGGLWLGDMDVGEYRELTPRDLQDLLHPQDTPAQVWDRQWERIQRRWG is encoded by the coding sequence GTGAGCGGCGCGGAGCGGCTGCAAAAGCGGCTGGCGCGGGCCGGGGTGGCGTCGCGCCGCGCGGCGGAGGCCATGATCACGGCGGGCCGGGTGACGGTCAATGGCGTGCCCGCCACGCTCGGGCAGTCCGTGACCGATGCCGATGACATCCGCGTGGACGGTCAGCTGATCGCCTCCGAGGCGGTCGAGCGGCGCACCTTCGCGCTGTACAAGCCGCGCGGCTACGTCACCACCGCGCAGGACGAGTACGGCCGCAAGAACGTGCTGGACGCCATGCCGCCCCTGCCCGGCCTGCACCCGGTAGGCCGCCTGGACCGCGACTCCGAGGGACTGCTGCTGCTGACCACCGACGGTGACCTGACCCTGACCCTGACCCACCCGCGCTACGGCCATGAGAAGGCCTACCGCGCCTGGACCGAGGGTCAGCCGTCGGCGGAGGCCCTGGAAGCCCTGCTCGAGGGCGTCAAGCTCGAAGACGGCGTGGCGAAGGCCATCAGCGCCAGCCCGGCCACCGACGGCGCTTTTGTGGTGCTCACCGAGGGCCGCAAACGGCAGGTGCGCCGCATGCTCGAGGCGATCGGGCACCCGGTGACCCGCCTGATGCGCTACCGCGTGGGTGGGCTGTGGCTGGGCGACATGGATGTGGGCGAGTACCGCGAACTCACGCCGCGCGACCTGCAGGATCTGCTGCATCCGCAGGACACGCCCGCACAGGTGTGGGACCGTCAGTGGGAACGCATCCAGCGCCGCTGGGGGTGA
- a CDS encoding DMT family transporter: MGWTALLLAGLCEIGFTTCLQLSDGFKKIWPSVFFVVFAIASFQLMSTALETLPLGTVYAVWTGIGAVGTALVGIVYFRESASPLRLGLLAAVVLLIIGLRVIP, translated from the coding sequence GTGGGATGGACCGCCCTGCTGCTGGCCGGACTGTGTGAGATCGGTTTTACCACCTGTCTGCAACTCAGCGACGGCTTTAAGAAGATCTGGCCCAGCGTATTTTTCGTGGTCTTTGCCATTGCCAGCTTTCAGCTGATGAGCACGGCCCTGGAAACCCTGCCGCTGGGCACGGTGTATGCCGTGTGGACCGGCATCGGAGCGGTGGGGACGGCGCTGGTGGGCATCGTGTACTTCCGGGAATCGGCCAGCCCGCTGCGGCTGGGCTTGCTTGCGGCGGTGGTCCTGCTGATCATCGGCCTGCGGGTGATTCCGTGA
- a CDS encoding TetR/AcrR family transcriptional regulator, with product MPRIVDHDLRRAELAQAVWSLIREHGLAGVTIRSLSERSGWSSGAIRHYLPRREAILNFAAQQISEQAGRRLRELAPHPDPFEDFLARLELTLPLDADSRLWLEVWLAFVGAAVSEPNFADAQGLLYRDLNTYFQEVLAEFSRHGWLPAHTPQQAATELHALLDGLSVHLLLSQITPQRARETLRAALARLLVAPGAPDSSRP from the coding sequence GTGCCCCGCATTGTCGATCACGATCTGCGCCGCGCCGAGCTGGCCCAGGCGGTCTGGAGCCTGATCCGGGAGCACGGGCTGGCAGGTGTCACGATCCGCAGCCTCAGCGAGCGCAGCGGGTGGTCCAGCGGGGCGATCCGGCATTACCTGCCGCGCCGCGAGGCCATCCTGAACTTTGCAGCCCAGCAGATCAGCGAACAGGCCGGGCGGCGCCTGCGGGAACTGGCACCACATCCGGACCCCTTTGAGGATTTCCTGGCCCGCCTGGAACTGACCCTGCCGCTGGATGCCGACAGCCGGCTGTGGCTGGAGGTCTGGTTGGCCTTCGTGGGTGCGGCGGTCAGTGAACCGAATTTTGCCGATGCCCAGGGACTGCTCTACCGCGACCTGAACACCTACTTTCAGGAAGTATTGGCCGAGTTCTCCCGGCACGGCTGGCTGCCCGCGCACACGCCCCAGCAGGCCGCCACCGAGTTGCATGCCCTCCTGGATGGCCTGAGCGTTCACCTGTTGCTCTCCCAGATCACGCCCCAGCGGGCCCGGGAAACCCTGCGGGCGGCCCTGGCCCGTCTGCTCGTGGCCCCCGGCGCCCCGGATTCCAGCCGGCCCTAA
- a CDS encoding DUF423 domain-containing protein, translating to MRPTITFQTGAVLAAVGVALGAFATHGLRSTLEPALLANFETGVRYQMYAALTLLALGTQDHQRRAPALLLWGAVIFSGTLYVLALTGARWLGAVTPLGGALLIGGFVLAALDARRSA from the coding sequence ATGCGACCCACCATCACCTTTCAGACCGGAGCCGTCCTCGCCGCCGTGGGGGTCGCGCTGGGCGCTTTTGCCACCCACGGCCTGCGGAGCACGCTGGAGCCGGCCCTCCTCGCCAATTTTGAGACAGGGGTGCGCTATCAGATGTACGCCGCGCTGACGTTGCTCGCGCTGGGCACCCAGGACCACCAGCGGCGGGCGCCCGCCCTGCTGCTGTGGGGCGCAGTGATCTTCAGCGGCACGCTGTACGTGCTCGCCCTGACCGGGGCGCGCTGGCTGGGGGCCGTCACGCCGCTGGGCGGCGCGCTGCTGATCGGCGGGTTTGTGCTCGCGGCGCTGGACGCGCGGCGTTCCGCTTAG
- the mraZ gene encoding division/cell wall cluster transcriptional repressor MraZ, whose amino-acid sequence MPFGEYPYTIDDKGRVVLPPPFREFVEDGMILTRGMEGCLYVFPLASWRRVEEQLEGLPLTDADSRAFVRFFYSGANKARLDNQSRVSVPQPLRSFAGLEGEVIVAGAPGRLELWSPERWEAAITAVQNHPPKPELLINFVA is encoded by the coding sequence GTGCCGTTCGGAGAGTATCCCTACACCATTGACGACAAGGGGCGCGTGGTCCTGCCGCCGCCCTTTCGTGAGTTCGTGGAGGACGGAATGATCCTGACGCGCGGCATGGAGGGCTGTCTGTATGTCTTTCCGCTGGCCAGCTGGCGGCGGGTGGAAGAACAGCTCGAAGGTCTGCCGCTCACGGACGCCGATTCCCGGGCGTTCGTGCGTTTCTTTTATTCCGGGGCCAACAAGGCGCGGCTGGACAACCAGAGCCGGGTCTCGGTGCCCCAGCCCCTGCGCTCCTTTGCCGGTCTGGAAGGCGAAGTGATCGTGGCGGGCGCGCCGGGCCGCCTGGAACTGTGGAGCCCGGAGCGCTGGGAAGCCGCCATCACCGCCGTTCAGAACCATCCCCCCAAACCCGAATTGCTCATCAACTTCGTGGCGTGA
- the rsmH gene encoding 16S rRNA (cytosine(1402)-N(4))-methyltransferase RsmH: MNTNPSGPSEPTPNSPLSHTPVLAAEVLAALAPAPGRVMVDGTLGGAGHTRLLLATGATVYGIDQDPYALDRARAAALPGLHVLEGNYRDMAALLAAQGVTQVDGVLLDIGVSSFQLDDGERGFSYHTEAPLDMRMSQSGESAADVVNTYEEAELASIIYEYGEDRLSRRIARGIVYAREKAPIETTVALADIVKRAYPGFSKGIHPARRTFQALRIHVNDELGALRDGLQAAEALLRPGGRLAVISFHSLEDRIVKRFLLGSAALRPLSKRPEVASEDEQATNPRARSAKLRSAEKLADAAQGEEA, from the coding sequence ATGAATACCAATCCATCCGGTCCATCCGAACCCACCCCCAATTCGCCCCTCTCACATACCCCGGTGCTGGCCGCCGAGGTCCTCGCTGCCCTGGCGCCCGCTCCTGGCAGGGTCATGGTGGACGGCACACTGGGCGGCGCGGGCCACACCCGGCTGCTGCTGGCGACCGGCGCGACCGTGTACGGCATCGACCAGGACCCCTACGCCCTGGACCGCGCCCGCGCGGCGGCCCTGCCGGGCCTGCACGTTCTGGAAGGCAACTACCGCGACATGGCGGCGCTGCTGGCCGCCCAGGGCGTCACGCAGGTAGACGGCGTGCTGCTGGACATCGGCGTCAGCTCCTTTCAGCTCGATGACGGCGAGCGTGGATTTTCCTACCACACCGAGGCGCCGCTGGACATGCGCATGAGTCAGTCCGGTGAAAGCGCCGCCGACGTGGTCAACACCTACGAGGAAGCCGAGCTGGCCTCGATCATCTACGAGTACGGTGAGGACCGTCTCTCGCGCCGCATTGCCCGGGGCATCGTGTACGCGCGGGAGAAAGCACCCATCGAGACCACCGTGGCGCTGGCCGACATCGTGAAACGGGCCTATCCTGGCTTCAGCAAGGGCATTCACCCGGCGCGGCGCACCTTTCAGGCGCTGCGCATCCATGTCAATGACGAACTCGGCGCGCTGCGCGACGGGCTGCAGGCTGCCGAGGCCCTGCTGCGGCCCGGTGGGCGGCTGGCGGTCATCAGCTTTCACTCGCTGGAGGACCGCATCGTCAAGCGCTTTTTGCTGGGCAGCGCGGCGCTGCGCCCGCTGAGCAAGCGCCCCGAGGTCGCCTCCGAGGACGAGCAGGCCACCAATCCGCGCGCCCGCAGCGCCAAGCTGCGCAGCGCCGAGAAACTCGCAGACGCCGCGCAGGGGGAAGAGGCATGA